The Brassica oleracea var. oleracea cultivar TO1000 chromosome C6, BOL, whole genome shotgun sequence genome includes a region encoding these proteins:
- the LOC106296332 gene encoding uncharacterized protein LOC106296332 isoform X1 produces MNEQKSKKPMTASDYVKNQPHLQGKILTPNPYSALAEYPPLSYAKAAAEGSTSKATVSTTKEPETSTKPTYYVKPQKQHLMTTQFTKPITLPQLKTFVNRAFYPDCPYPTDNITKNHTFYEFILVDSRSIEVTHYPDPKDKNSIAYSTCKILNLYQSKDLGFIHHHSTKPFVTPGFHIQGYTYTDYQNAFFRAFYLRPYDHSWFFSFDQSCSKAIPGWFAEWWYWFGPSDAIYPTSLLKTSFEFYKKHIPDQPIGPLNKIYFHIDMGIPWICSWHFQLSLHLQDMPYSLLREFRVKWWEKYNLDRCSYSNIQKYFDTIKQAKHAVQTVSKSIPLLLPSQRPQPTPKPSSPATSTAYSSEIKKSKQSKKRKTRSTDRSTNAFKFR; encoded by the coding sequence ATGAATGAACAGAAGAGCAAAAAACCGATGACAGCATCAGATTACGTCAAGAACCAACCACATCTACAAGGAAAAATTCTTACACCAAATCCATACTCAGCATTGGCGGAATATCCACCACTATCTTATGCAAAAGCAGCCGCAGAAGGATCTACTTCAAAGGCGACTGTCTCAACTACCAAAGAACCCGAAACCTCAACCAAACCAACTTACTACGTCAAACCTCAAAAACAACACCTAATGACTACTCAATTCACCAAGCCCATAACCTTACCCCAACTAAAAACCTTCGTAAACAGGGCCTTCTATCCAGACTGTCCCTATCCAACCGACAACATAACCAAAAACCACACCTTCTATGAGTTTATCCTAGTAGACTCTAGATCAATTGAGGTAACCCATTACCCAGATCCAAAAGACAAAAACAGTATTGCATACTCAACCTGCAAAATCCTAAACCTATACCAATCCAAAGACCTTGGATTCATCCATCATCACTCAACCAAACCTTTTGTTACACCTGGCTTTCATATTCAAGGATACACTTATACCGATTATCAAAACGCCTTTTTCAGGGCATTCTACCTCAGACCTTATGACCACTCCTGGTTCTTTAGCTTCGACCAAAGCTGCTCAAAAGCAATACCCGGATGGTTTGCAGAATGGTGGTACTGGTTCGGGCCATCAGACGCAATTTACCCAACCAGCCTACTCAAGACTTCCTTCGAGTTCTACAAGAAACATATACCCGATCAACCTATAGGACCATTAAACAAGATATATTTCCACATCGACATGGGCATTCCCTGGATATGCTCCTGGCATTTTCAACTGTCCCTGCATCTTCAAGACATGCCCTATTCTCTTCTCAGAGAGTTCAGGGTAAAATGGTGGGAAAAATATAATCTCGACCGATGTAGCTACTCCAACATCCAAAAATACTTCGACACAATAAAACAAGCAAAACACGCTGTACAAACAGTTTCGAAGTCAATTCCCCTGCTCTTACCAAGTCAGCGACCACAACCTACTCCAAAACCATCAAGTCCCGCTACTTCAACTGCATATTCTTCAGAAATAAAAAAGTCCAAACAATCAAAAAAAAGAAAAACTCGCTCAACTGATAGATCAACTAATGCATTCAAGTTCAGATGA